One Sodalinema gerasimenkoae IPPAS B-353 DNA segment encodes these proteins:
- a CDS encoding nucleotidyltransferase family protein, translating into MKTLPIALPQAKIEQFCQQHQIYKLALFGSVLRDDFTEDSDVDVLVEFLPGKTPGLAIVTIADELSDILGRVVDLRTSGDLSRYFRDRVLQESVPIYEQG; encoded by the coding sequence ATGAAAACATTACCGATCGCCCTACCACAAGCAAAAATCGAGCAATTTTGCCAACAACATCAGATTTATAAGTTGGCATTATTTGGCTCAGTGTTACGGGATGACTTTACAGAAGACAGCGATGTGGATGTGTTGGTGGAGTTTCTGCCGGGAAAAACGCCGGGGTTGGCGATCGTAACCATAGCCGATGAACTCAGTGATATCTTAGGGCGGGTCGTGGACTTACGAACCTCTGGAGATTTGAGCCGCTATTTTCGGGATCGAGTACTACAGGAGTCTGTGCCGATTTATGAGCAAGGTTGA
- a CDS encoding Uma2 family endonuclease, producing MPECWIADYGGLGGTRHIGKPKQPTLSVCPLVDGEYEIQPLRGDEMIVSPTFPDLRLTAEQVLRGRR from the coding sequence ATCCCTGAATGTTGGATTGCAGACTACGGAGGATTGGGGGGGACTCGACACATCGGGAAGCCCAAACAACCCACCCTCTCTGTCTGTCCCCTAGTGGATGGAGAGTATGAAATTCAGCCGCTTCGAGGTGATGAGATGATTGTCTCTCCCACGTTTCCAGACTTGAGACTGACGGCCGAACAAGTGTTGAGAGGACGTCGCTAG
- a CDS encoding type II toxin-antitoxin system VapC family toxin, which translates to MNYLVDTNIVIYYFNGLTDDEAIHTILANSFQISIITKIEFLGWGQFASDLESHAKARAFISHAKIVDLQGVIAEQAILLRQQFKTKTPDAIIAATALVNDLTVVTNNTADFSRLGVKTLTINLK; encoded by the coding sequence ATGAATTATTTAGTTGACACAAACATTGTGATCTACTACTTTAATGGCTTGACTGATGATGAAGCCATTCATACCATACTTGCCAACAGTTTCCAGATTTCAATTATCACAAAAATAGAATTTTTAGGCTGGGGACAGTTCGCATCCGATCTCGAATCTCATGCCAAAGCCAGGGCATTCATCAGCCATGCCAAAATAGTTGACTTACAAGGTGTTATCGCTGAACAGGCTATCCTGCTAAGGCAGCAATTCAAAACTAAAACGCCCGATGCTATTATCGCAGCAACAGCTTTAGTTAACGACTTAACCGTTGTTACTAACAACACAGCCGACTTCAGCCGTTTAGGCGTGAAAACTCTCACTATTAACCTCAAATAA
- the trxB gene encoding thioredoxin-disulfide reductase produces MSETAIENLVIIGSGPAGYTAAIYAARANLKPVVFEGYQMGGIPGGQLMTTTEVENYPGFPDGITGPELMDRMKAQSLRWGAQLYTEDVTSVDLSQRPFTVRSDERELKTHSIVIATGATAKRLNLPHEEDFWNSGMSACAICDGAAPQFKNVELAVIGGGDTAAEEAVFLTKYGSHVHLLVRRDEMRASKTMQDRVLNHPKITVHWNTQATDVYGENGKLQGVNIINSQTQETGTLAVQGLFYAIGHTPNTQIFQEQIDLDEVGYIKTHNGSVETSVEGVYAVGDVQDHEFRQAVTAAGSGCMGAMLAERWLSQKGLTTEFHQEEQAAEVTETEPEEAVDPAEVYDINNTRHRGSYALRKLYHESDRLLIVKYVAPTCGPCHILKGIFDQVIDEYEGQVHYVEIDIEEDPEIAEAAGVIGTPTIQLFKDKAKVAEYKGVKQKSDYRQGIDEHLGSTASVS; encoded by the coding sequence ATGAGCGAAACAGCCATTGAAAACCTAGTGATTATCGGCTCGGGGCCAGCGGGCTATACTGCCGCGATTTACGCCGCCCGAGCCAACCTGAAGCCGGTGGTATTTGAAGGCTATCAAATGGGCGGGATTCCCGGTGGACAGTTGATGACCACCACAGAAGTCGAGAACTACCCAGGATTCCCCGATGGTATCACTGGTCCGGAATTAATGGATCGCATGAAGGCTCAGTCCCTGCGTTGGGGGGCGCAACTTTATACCGAAGATGTCACCTCGGTGGATTTGAGTCAGCGTCCCTTCACGGTTCGCTCCGACGAGCGAGAGTTGAAAACCCATAGTATCGTCATCGCCACGGGAGCCACAGCCAAGCGGTTAAATCTCCCCCATGAAGAGGATTTCTGGAACAGTGGTATGTCCGCCTGTGCCATTTGCGACGGGGCGGCCCCTCAGTTCAAGAATGTGGAACTGGCGGTGATTGGGGGCGGGGACACTGCGGCCGAAGAAGCGGTATTTCTGACCAAATATGGCTCTCATGTCCATCTGCTGGTACGTCGCGATGAGATGCGGGCCAGTAAAACCATGCAAGACCGCGTCTTGAACCATCCCAAGATTACAGTCCATTGGAACACCCAGGCCACGGATGTCTACGGGGAAAATGGCAAGTTGCAGGGAGTCAACATTATCAACAGCCAAACTCAGGAAACGGGAACCTTGGCGGTTCAGGGCTTATTTTACGCCATTGGCCATACTCCCAACACCCAGATTTTCCAAGAACAGATTGACTTGGATGAAGTCGGCTATATAAAAACCCACAATGGTTCCGTTGAAACCTCCGTTGAGGGGGTGTACGCCGTGGGAGATGTCCAAGACCACGAGTTCCGCCAAGCGGTCACCGCAGCGGGAAGTGGCTGTATGGGAGCGATGTTAGCGGAACGTTGGCTCTCACAGAAGGGACTGACGACGGAGTTCCATCAGGAAGAACAAGCCGCTGAGGTGACGGAGACGGAACCTGAAGAGGCGGTAGACCCGGCGGAGGTCTATGACATCAACAATACCCGTCACCGGGGGAGTTATGCCCTGCGGAAGTTGTACCATGAGAGCGATCGCCTGCTGATTGTGAAATATGTCGCCCCCACCTGTGGGCCTTGTCATATCCTCAAGGGGATTTTTGACCAGGTGATTGATGAGTATGAGGGCCAGGTTCACTATGTGGAGATTGACATCGAGGAAGACCCCGAGATTGCTGAAGCGGCTGGGGTGATTGGAACCCCGACGATTCAGTTGTTTAAGGATAAGGCGAAGGTGGCGGAGTATAAGGGGGTGAAACAGAAGAGCGACTATCGTCAGGGAATTGACGAGCATTTAGGCTCGACGGCTTCCGTGTCGTAG
- the stpA gene encoding glucosylglycerol 3-phosphatase produces MTASHTAPHLLLHEMALSLDIDKLANIFANVENLLIIQDLDGVCMGLVKDPLSRQMDLDYVRATKAFDGHFFVLTNGEHLGQRGVNRIIEKVTQSAIYTRQERLYLPGLAAGGVQWQDRDGEVSHPGVSEAEMTFLQEVPQRIRHCLQEFCQAHETEIPGEVQHLIEAAALDNVASPTANLNVFYERLRDRTSTYVALQERMQGLMEDLLADAAKQGLEDSFFVHYAPNLGRDEQGMEIVRFAKPGDSGTTDFQFMIRGAIKEAGVVALLNRYYHRRTGTAPLGEDFSVRQAPKQEEELLDLVQAKFDPQIMPTIIGVGDTVNSTVEGEGDERTVRRGGSDRNFLQLIQNLGRRLNKGNLTVYVDSSGGEVKNRKAVEVELQERNGKEVPVVVSGPGDDRDTEDPLTLNVVFRGGHEQYSQFFQTVAEARREISRNQGLR; encoded by the coding sequence ATGACTGCTTCCCACACCGCTCCCCACCTGCTTCTCCATGAAATGGCCTTGTCCTTGGATATTGACAAGCTGGCCAATATTTTCGCCAATGTGGAGAATTTGCTGATTATCCAAGACCTCGATGGCGTGTGCATGGGGTTAGTGAAAGATCCCCTCAGCCGCCAGATGGATTTGGATTACGTCCGGGCGACGAAAGCCTTTGACGGCCATTTCTTTGTCCTGACCAACGGGGAGCATCTGGGGCAGCGGGGGGTGAATCGCATCATCGAGAAAGTGACCCAAAGCGCCATCTATACGCGCCAGGAACGGCTCTATTTGCCCGGTTTGGCTGCCGGAGGGGTTCAATGGCAAGACCGGGATGGAGAGGTCTCTCATCCGGGGGTGAGTGAAGCGGAGATGACCTTCTTACAGGAGGTTCCCCAACGGATTCGCCACTGTTTACAGGAGTTCTGTCAGGCTCATGAGACGGAGATTCCCGGGGAGGTTCAGCATCTGATTGAGGCGGCGGCGTTGGATAATGTGGCCTCGCCGACGGCGAATTTGAATGTGTTTTATGAGCGGTTGCGCGATCGCACCTCAACCTATGTGGCCCTTCAGGAGAGGATGCAGGGCTTAATGGAAGATCTGCTCGCCGATGCCGCTAAGCAGGGTTTAGAGGACTCGTTTTTTGTCCATTATGCGCCGAACTTGGGACGGGATGAGCAGGGCATGGAAATTGTCCGTTTTGCCAAACCCGGCGATTCAGGAACCACAGATTTTCAGTTTATGATTCGCGGCGCAATTAAGGAAGCCGGCGTGGTGGCCCTGTTAAATCGCTATTATCACCGTCGTACTGGGACGGCACCTCTGGGAGAAGATTTTAGCGTCCGTCAGGCCCCCAAACAGGAAGAGGAGTTGTTAGACCTGGTTCAAGCCAAGTTTGACCCGCAAATCATGCCCACGATTATTGGTGTGGGGGATACGGTCAATAGTACCGTTGAGGGTGAGGGAGATGAGCGGACTGTTCGCCGAGGAGGGAGCGATCGCAACTTCCTTCAACTCATTCAAAACCTGGGACGACGGTTGAATAAGGGCAATTTAACCGTCTATGTCGATAGTAGTGGCGGCGAAGTCAAGAACCGCAAAGCCGTCGAAGTGGAACTGCAAGAACGCAATGGTAAAGAGGTTCCCGTCGTGGTGTCGGGCCCCGGAGATGACCGAGATACCGAGGACCCCTTAACCCTCAATGTGGTCTTTCGGGGGGGTCATGAACAGTACAGTCAGTTCTTCCAAACCGTGGCCGAGGCCCGCCGAGAAATCTCTCGCAATCAAGGTCTTAGGTGA
- a CDS encoding glucosylglycerol 3-phosphatase: protein MNSTVSSSKPWPRPAEKSLAIKVLGELPDADPIGYSAGLGRDEQGMEIVRFAKPGDSGTTDFQFMIRGAIKEAGVVALLNRYYHRRTGTAPLGEDFSVRQAPKQEEALLDLVQENFDPQIMPTIIGVGDTVNSTVEGEGDAQTVRRGGSDRNFLQLIQNLGRRLNKGNLTVYVDSSGGEVKNRKAVEVEMQERNGKQVPVVVSGPGDDRDTEDPLTLNVVFRGGHEQYSQFFQTVAEARREIARNQGLS, encoded by the coding sequence ATGAACAGTACAGTCAGTTCTTCCAAACCGTGGCCGAGGCCCGCCGAGAAATCTCTCGCAATCAAGGTCTTAGGTGAACTACCCGACGCTGACCCGATCGGGTACAGCGCGGGATTGGGACGGGATGAGCAGGGAATGGAAATTGTCCGTTTTGCCAAACCCGGCGATTCAGGAACCACGGATTTTCAGTTTATGATTCGCGGTGCTATTAAAGAGGCGGGGGTGGTGGCCCTGTTAAATCGCTATTATCACCGTCGCACTGGGACAGCGCCTCTAGGAGAAGATTTTAGTGTCCGTCAAGCCCCCAAACAGGAAGAGGCGTTGTTAGACTTAGTTCAAGAGAATTTTGACCCGCAAATCATGCCCACCATTATTGGCGTTGGGGATACGGTCAATAGTACCGTGGAGGGTGAAGGGGATGCGCAGACCGTTCGCCGAGGAGGGAGCGATCGCAACTTCCTGCAACTGATTCAAAACCTGGGCCGACGGTTGAATAAGGGCAATTTAACGGTCTACGTCGACAGCAGTGGCGGCGAAGTCAAGAACCGCAAAGCCGTCGAGGTGGAAATGCAGGAACGCAATGGGAAGCAAGTCCCAGTGGTGGTGTCGGGCCCCGGAGATGATCGCGATACTGAAGACCCCCTGACCTTAAACGTCGTCTTTCGGGGCGGTCATGAACAGTATAGTCAGTTCTTCCAGACCGTCGCCGAGGCCCGCCGAGAAATTGCCCGCAATCAAGGTCTCAGTTGA
- the cutA gene encoding divalent-cation tolerance protein CutA, which yields MADENFPDAAESDTLIVLVTAASAEEAKTLARTLVEEKLAACVSRFPVQSTYTWEGKIEEDEEWQLVIKTHRRQFHSLQERVQALHSYEVPEIIALPIDMGSAAYLNWISHNVT from the coding sequence ATGGCTGATGAAAACTTCCCCGATGCGGCCGAGTCTGACACTCTGATTGTTCTCGTCACCGCCGCTTCTGCTGAAGAAGCGAAAACCCTTGCCCGCACTCTCGTCGAGGAGAAACTGGCGGCCTGCGTATCCCGTTTCCCCGTTCAGTCCACCTATACCTGGGAAGGCAAGATCGAGGAGGATGAAGAATGGCAACTGGTGATTAAAACCCACCGTCGCCAATTCCATTCCCTGCAAGAGCGAGTTCAGGCGCTCCATAGTTATGAGGTTCCTGAAATCATCGCTCTCCCCATCGACATGGGGTCAGCGGCCTATCTCAACTGGATTAGCCACAATGTTACCTGA
- a CDS encoding ABC transporter substrate-binding protein: MKLVKGNSSPVSLWDLCAISPAAYEIGEGQFFPSQFVGTGPYRLGTYGSDSVGFEIFQDYWGDRPQNQGIDMRRFSSQANLYNAFRTGGVDVAYQQLDPDQIHSLQELAPEAGFQVVEAESTTISYLVLNINQPPFDRLEVRQALATIMDRPLLNERVFYGQAEPLYSLIPPAFEAHRPLFLDRYGDGNIENAKGLLREAGFSAERPLVVEMWFPSSSVPGRLSATILQALAERDLEDLVTIEPRSVEAATAYGYLDKGVYPTFLLSWYADFFDADNYVKPFLECQEGSPESGCRLGETQYHGSFFYDSRANELLQAQRQASDPQVRDRLLVELQEIVVDQVPYIPLWQNKDYAFAQADISGVTLSKTQQVLPFASIGR; this comes from the coding sequence ATGAAATTGGTGAAGGGCAATTCTTCCCCAGTCAGTTTGTGGGATCTCTGTGCCATTTCCCCGGCGGCCTATGAAATTGGTGAAGGGCAATTCTTCCCCAGTCAGTTTGTGGGAACCGGCCCCTATCGCCTGGGAACCTATGGCAGTGATTCCGTCGGTTTTGAGATTTTTCAGGACTATTGGGGCGATCGCCCCCAAAATCAGGGAATTGATATGCGGCGCTTTTCCAGCCAAGCCAACCTCTATAATGCCTTCCGCACTGGGGGGGTGGATGTGGCCTATCAACAACTCGATCCTGATCAAATTCACAGCCTCCAAGAACTGGCCCCAGAGGCAGGGTTTCAGGTCGTCGAAGCCGAGAGTACCACCATTTCCTATTTAGTCTTAAACATCAATCAGCCCCCCTTCGATCGCTTGGAGGTGCGTCAGGCCTTAGCGACCATCATGGATCGACCGCTGTTGAATGAGCGGGTGTTTTACGGTCAGGCCGAACCCCTCTATAGTCTGATTCCACCGGCGTTTGAGGCTCATCGCCCTCTATTTTTAGACCGCTACGGGGATGGCAATATTGAGAACGCCAAAGGGTTATTGCGCGAGGCCGGCTTTTCTGCCGAACGTCCCTTAGTGGTTGAGATGTGGTTTCCCTCCAGTTCCGTTCCCGGTCGTCTCAGTGCCACCATTTTACAGGCCTTGGCAGAACGAGATTTAGAGGACTTAGTGACCATTGAGCCTCGCAGCGTGGAGGCCGCCACCGCCTATGGCTATTTAGATAAGGGGGTCTATCCCACCTTTCTCCTGTCTTGGTATGCGGACTTTTTCGATGCGGACAACTACGTGAAACCCTTTTTGGAATGTCAGGAAGGATCGCCCGAGTCCGGTTGTCGTTTGGGGGAAACCCAGTACCATGGCTCGTTTTTCTATGACTCCCGGGCCAATGAACTCTTACAGGCTCAACGTCAAGCCTCTGATCCCCAGGTGCGCGATCGCCTGTTAGTGGAATTACAGGAAATTGTCGTCGATCAGGTTCCCTATATCCCCCTTTGGCAGAATAAAGATTATGCCTTTGCCCAAGCCGATATTTCCGGAGTAACGTTGAGCAAGACCCAGCAAGTGCTTCCCTTTGCCTCCATTGGCCGCTAA
- a CDS encoding ABC transporter substrate-binding protein, protein MRGFGRRRWRTLTGIISFCIVLVVSCRQVDPDGGTVDSVGDRIRLGTTAQIVTLDPADAYEQSSMLAIANLGETLYRYELDEQGDLTLVPTLATDLPRLSDDELTYTIPLREDVVFHDGTPFNAEAMAFSLRRFRDNKGRASFLLGDLLGDIEATGEYELTLTLNYPFAGFAALLTFPGGV, encoded by the coding sequence ATGAGAGGATTTGGCAGAAGACGTTGGCGCACCCTAACTGGCATCATCAGTTTTTGTATCGTCCTGGTCGTCAGTTGTCGGCAAGTAGACCCCGATGGGGGAACAGTGGACTCCGTGGGCGATCGCATCCGCCTGGGAACCACCGCCCAGATTGTCACCCTCGACCCCGCCGATGCCTATGAACAGTCCTCGATGTTGGCGATCGCCAACCTGGGAGAAACCCTATACCGCTATGAACTCGACGAGCAAGGGGATCTCACCTTAGTCCCCACCCTCGCCACCGATTTACCCCGCCTCAGTGATGATGAACTGACCTATACCATCCCCCTGCGTGAGGATGTGGTCTTCCATGACGGAACCCCTTTCAATGCTGAGGCCATGGCCTTTTCCCTGCGACGTTTTCGCGATAATAAGGGACGAGCCTCCTTTCTCCTGGGGGACTTACTCGGAGACATTGAGGCAACGGGGGAGTATGAATTGACCCTAACCCTCAATTATCCCTTTGCAGGCTTCGCCGCGCTGCTGACCTTTCCAGGTGGAGTATGA
- a CDS encoding tetratricopeptide repeat protein translates to MEFEMEFETALGCYEAREYDRAIAICETLLAQQPQRLDVLNLLGGIAFKRQEWSRAIAYYQALLRHHPHCATGYANLGRTWQQIERLEEAQLAYRQAVALNQGASQWWFNLGYIYWDLGQLDEAIACFETVLGLVPDWDEARSTLSLIRLLQGDFQRGFADYEARPSRRDLADNFPRGDLIWQGELLPGKTLLLLAEQGFGDAIQFVRYVPELAAEGMRVWLRCRPPLLRLFQGVPGCDRLFSTEDPIPPWDAHALLMSLPHLRQTPPSRLPAQVPYLYLSPHCRPSLPDPKRGRTKVGLVWSGSPTHRKDGDRSCSLAAVQSWFDCPNIQFYSLQTPVRPEEQAALAADERIIDLAPQIRDFWDTAALMQELDLVISVDTAVIHLAGALGKPAWVLLAKIPDWRWGLEGDRSPWYPSVRLFRQSRRGEWQDVILAVQQQLQEWNA, encoded by the coding sequence ATGGAGTTTGAGATGGAGTTTGAGACGGCGTTAGGCTGCTATGAAGCCCGGGAGTACGATCGCGCGATCGCCATCTGCGAGACGCTCTTAGCACAACAGCCTCAGCGCTTGGATGTATTAAATCTGCTGGGGGGGATTGCCTTTAAGCGACAGGAGTGGTCAAGGGCGATCGCCTATTATCAAGCGCTACTGCGGCATCATCCCCATTGCGCCACCGGCTACGCCAATTTGGGCCGCACCTGGCAACAGATTGAGCGCCTGGAGGAGGCCCAACTCGCCTATCGTCAAGCCGTGGCCTTAAATCAGGGAGCATCCCAATGGTGGTTCAACTTGGGCTATATCTATTGGGATTTAGGGCAACTCGATGAGGCGATCGCCTGTTTTGAGACGGTTCTCGGGCTGGTTCCTGATTGGGACGAGGCCCGCAGTACCCTGTCCCTAATTCGCTTGCTCCAGGGGGATTTTCAGCGGGGATTTGCCGATTATGAAGCCCGTCCCTCCCGGCGCGATTTAGCGGATAACTTCCCTCGGGGAGATTTAATCTGGCAAGGAGAGCTGTTACCGGGGAAAACTCTTTTATTATTGGCCGAACAGGGCTTTGGTGATGCCATCCAGTTTGTCCGCTATGTGCCGGAGTTAGCCGCCGAGGGGATGCGAGTCTGGTTACGGTGTCGGCCGCCTCTGTTGCGCCTATTTCAGGGAGTTCCGGGGTGCGATCGCCTCTTTTCCACAGAAGACCCCATCCCCCCCTGGGATGCACATGCCTTACTGATGAGTCTGCCCCATTTACGACAGACCCCCCCCAGTCGCCTCCCGGCCCAAGTTCCCTATTTATATTTAAGTCCCCATTGCCGTCCCTCGTTACCAGACCCCAAACGGGGCAGGACTAAAGTGGGTTTAGTGTGGTCTGGGAGTCCCACCCATCGCAAAGATGGCGATCGCTCCTGTTCCTTGGCCGCCGTTCAAAGCTGGTTTGACTGTCCTAACATTCAGTTTTATAGCTTACAGACCCCAGTCCGGCCCGAGGAACAGGCGGCCCTGGCGGCTGATGAGCGAATTATTGACCTCGCGCCTCAAATCCGGGATTTTTGGGATACGGCGGCCCTCATGCAAGAACTAGATCTGGTGATTAGTGTCGATACCGCTGTCATTCACCTGGCGGGGGCCTTGGGAAAACCCGCCTGGGTCCTGTTAGCAAAGATTCCTGATTGGCGTTGGGGGTTAGAGGGCGATCGCAGTCCTTGGTATCCCAGCGTGCGTCTCTTTCGTCAGTCGCGGCGAGGGGAATGGCAGGATGTCATCCTTGCGGTGCAGCAACAGCTTCAGGAATGGAACGCCTAA
- the bchL gene encoding ferredoxin:protochlorophyllide reductase (ATP-dependent) iron-sulfur ATP-binding protein → MRLAVYGKGGIGKSTTSCNISVALARRGKKVLQIGCDPKHDSTFTLTGYLIPTIIDTLQEKDFHYEDIWPEDVIYKGYGGVDCVEAGGPPAGAGCGGYVVGETVKLLKELNAFDEYDVILFDVLGDVVCGGFAAPLNYADYALIVTDNGFDALFAANRIAASVREKARTHPLRLAGLIGNRTSKRDLIDKYIETVPMPVLEVLPLIEDIRVSRVKGKTLFEMTETEAALSYVCDYYLNIADQILALPEGVVPKDAADRDLFALLSDFYLNPQQPPATVDAEPDLMMV, encoded by the coding sequence GTGAGATTAGCAGTATACGGAAAAGGCGGCATTGGTAAATCCACCACCAGTTGCAACATCTCAGTTGCCCTGGCCCGTCGCGGAAAAAAAGTCCTCCAAATTGGTTGTGACCCCAAACACGACAGCACCTTCACCCTAACGGGCTACCTCATTCCCACCATCATCGATACCCTCCAAGAAAAAGACTTCCATTACGAAGACATCTGGCCCGAAGACGTCATCTACAAAGGCTACGGCGGCGTTGACTGCGTCGAAGCCGGCGGTCCCCCAGCCGGAGCTGGTTGTGGCGGTTACGTCGTCGGAGAAACCGTCAAACTCCTCAAGGAACTCAACGCCTTTGACGAATACGACGTGATTCTCTTCGACGTCCTCGGCGACGTGGTCTGCGGTGGCTTTGCTGCCCCCCTAAACTATGCCGACTACGCCCTAATCGTCACCGATAACGGCTTTGATGCCCTCTTTGCCGCCAACCGCATCGCCGCCTCCGTGCGCGAAAAAGCACGAACCCATCCCCTGCGCCTCGCCGGCCTCATCGGCAATCGCACCTCCAAACGGGATCTCATCGATAAATACATCGAGACCGTTCCTATGCCCGTCTTGGAAGTCTTGCCCCTCATCGAAGATATCCGCGTCTCTCGCGTCAAAGGGAAAACCCTATTTGAGATGACCGAAACCGAAGCCGCACTCAGCTACGTTTGCGACTACTACCTCAACATTGCCGATCAGATTCTCGCCCTTCCCGAAGGTGTCGTGCCCAAAGATGCCGCCGATCGCGATCTGTTTGCCCTGCTCTCAGACTTCTACCTCAACCCTCAGCAACCCCCAGCCACTGTGGATGCTGAACCCGACTTGATGATGGTCTAA
- a CDS encoding DUF5331 domain-containing protein, which translates to MAFFDSFTSALKEKWLEYYQANREWLNLHMQVAAVKTPDGGRRPPSYFIIGSLNGIEPKLAQLMLPFSRLNPDPDTLIEVMGLNFDPDIALGLDPETELPSQGSAPTSDAIAEETEDDPFGESETGDFTAAGVAVSSLVSDEPQPPAPAETLDDMSEPVVESEPEPDITSEEIPEATADEALVGIEETEEEDLSILEDNEAEDAPEASIIEEESPEAEPSAEEEDLGLLDDPSEASTDLEDDAEELDPFAGLSEEPTELEMPVEDSSDDGDDMDLSAFAEDESSEDEISDDMDLDAFGGEDDSSDDDGGDDMDLGVFEGEDDSSNEDSSDDMDLDAFGGEDDSSDDDEMDLSAFADDDSSEEDEMDLSAFADDDSSEEADDGLDLGAFGGEDDSSDEDEMDLSAFADDRLLVERMTRLMKMRWTCPPLPMTIVLRKPTTDSIWGLLVERMTRLMKMRWTCPPLPMTGFWWRG; encoded by the coding sequence ATGGCATTTTTCGATAGCTTCACAAGCGCCCTCAAAGAGAAGTGGTTGGAGTATTACCAAGCCAACCGCGAATGGCTGAACTTGCACATGCAGGTAGCTGCCGTTAAAACCCCCGATGGAGGTCGTCGTCCTCCGTCTTACTTCATCATCGGTTCCCTAAATGGAATCGAACCGAAGCTGGCCCAACTGATGTTGCCCTTTTCTCGGCTCAATCCCGATCCCGATACTCTGATCGAAGTGATGGGATTGAACTTTGACCCTGACATTGCCCTAGGGTTAGATCCCGAGACCGAACTTCCTAGCCAAGGGTCTGCCCCAACCTCTGACGCGATCGCCGAGGAGACTGAAGACGACCCTTTTGGTGAGTCGGAAACTGGGGACTTCACAGCCGCTGGCGTGGCCGTGAGCAGCCTAGTTTCCGACGAACCCCAACCCCCTGCCCCAGCGGAAACGTTAGACGACATGTCCGAACCTGTCGTTGAATCTGAACCAGAGCCGGACATCACCTCAGAGGAGATACCTGAAGCCACAGCAGACGAAGCCTTAGTCGGCATCGAGGAGACTGAGGAAGAGGATCTAAGTATCCTTGAAGACAATGAGGCCGAAGACGCACCTGAAGCCAGCATCATTGAAGAGGAATCCCCCGAGGCTGAGCCATCAGCTGAGGAGGAAGATCTCGGTCTCCTCGACGATCCCTCAGAAGCCTCCACCGATCTCGAAGATGACGCCGAAGAACTCGATCCCTTTGCCGGACTTTCTGAAGAACCGACGGAGCTAGAAATGCCCGTCGAGGACAGCAGTGATGATGGCGATGATATGGATTTATCGGCATTTGCCGAGGATGAGTCCTCCGAGGATGAGATCAGTGATGATATGGATCTCGATGCCTTCGGCGGGGAGGATGACTCCTCCGATGACGATGGCGGTGATGATATGGATCTGGGTGTCTTCGAGGGTGAGGATGACTCCTCTAATGAAGACAGCAGCGATGACATGGATCTCGATGCCTTCGGCGGGGAGGATGACTCCTCCGACGACGATGAGATGGACTTGTCCGCCTTTGCCGATGACGACAGCTCTGAGGAGGATGAGATGGACTTGTCCGCCTTTGCCGATGATGACAGTTCTGAGGAAGCCGACGACGGACTCGATCTAGGGGCTTTTGGTGGAGAGGATGACTCGTCTGATGAAGATGAGATGGACTTGTCCGCCTTTGCCGATGACAGGCTTTTGGTGGAGAGGATGACTCGTCTGATGAAGATGAGATGGACTTGTCCGCCTTTGCCGATGACGATAGTTCTGAGGAAGCCGACGACGGACTCGATCTGGGGGCTTTTGGTGGAGAGGATGACTCGTCTGATGAAGATGAGATGGACTTGTCCGCCTTTGCCGATGACAGGCTTTTGGTGGAGAGGATGA